In Glycine max cultivar Williams 82 chromosome 10, Glycine_max_v4.0, whole genome shotgun sequence, the DNA window taaaaaatatatggattaaataattcgtatgattatatcaaaattaattatcacaaaatttatatttaaatttacatacgCATTAAATATGCATAAAATTGTAGTGATATgtatataacattatttattttataacctaATTGCTCATTATCCCAGAGCGTGCTAATaacctatatattttttaaaaataaatatatactatcacaattttttttactatacaaaatttaatatatattaaataaatatttttattttgtaaataatcgaattaaatatgcattaaatttgtaatagtaaaatataaaatataaaataatataggcaaatacaaaaataatccaaaaatttaaaaaccaaaaaaataaatgaactcacggaagaaggttcttccgcagttaaaaataacaacagcggaagaaccttcttacATGTGATCTCGCAGTAGAACTTCTTCCGCAGGAAtccacggaagaaggttcttccgctgttgttattttcaactggggaagaaccttcttctgtGGCTTCCTACAAAAGAAGTTCTTCCACGAGATGGcatggaagaaggttcttccgcagTTAATGTTACAACtgtggaagaaccttcttccatgCGATCTcgcggaagaagttcttccgcaAGAATTCACGGAAGAAAGTTCTTCCGCTGTTGTAATTTACAACTAccgaagaaccttcttccgtggcTTCCTGCGAAAGAACTTCTTCCGTGAGATGacacggaagaaggttcttccacaATTGTAACATTAACTGCGAAACATTAAGGGATATtttggaaattataaaaaattgttgggtgcaccagcaatctTGCTGGGTGCCCCTAGCAATTCCCCTGCCTTAAGTGTGCTGCATGTGCATGGTGCGCTCTTTTGACCTTGGCTGGTATGGGTTTTCCTGCGATTTGACCAAATGTAATTTGTTTTGCTCTGAGTATGACATGGTAAGAGAgttgcttttcattttttaaaaaaaaatattataataagaaaaaaataattaatcaatcattttatataaaaaattaaaaaataacaaaacattaaattttttggattaaatttagttttgttATTGTGGTACCCATGAAgttgtaaaaatttataaaatcttaaCTATAGTTTTataccacaatttaaaaccttgactTCCTAACTAAAGTTATCTAGTTCCGTCCCTACATACCAGAAGGCCAAAATATACCCCttcttttttaacttataaaccgTTCCATTTTTCCCTAATAATATTCAAACTCAATATACATAATAAAAGGCACTAGCATTTCTTTAGCTACCCTCAAATTGGGTCAAACATACttcattctttaaaataaaaaaatctgcaAACCTCTCGCATACCTATCCACGAGGTCAACACTTCAAAAGAATGGAGATGGTAAGCAAAGAGCAGCTACAAATTCATTGCACACATACCTTAGTcaaagttatttataattaaattaataaattcacaACAAAATCCATTCATTCGTTAGGGAGAACAGAAATTGTGGAGATGAAAGCAAACGTAAAACATGGGCGTCTCCAGTCATTGATTGATCCTTAACCTCATAAAATATacatcattaataattattaatatagaaCAATTGCTAGTAGAGTGAAAGACATGACAACCCTATTTGcaaacaaatgaatttacatTACCATACATGAATTTAATCAATGTAaaaggaataataataataaaaacatgcacGACCATCCCTTCCGCACTGCAGATTTGAATGTGCGAGTTtggaagttgaaggtacatacATTTGAATGTGCAACAAACACTATACAAAGTAATAACTGAGATTTTGGATATAAACATTGCATAAAGCGTGACAAAACTTGCAGCAATATGTTATATACAAGATTTGTCCAAAGATGTACCTCGCACTGAACTCCAACAAACCATACAAGTGAGAATGCTCGTATGTCACATCATATCCAAGTTTCACCAAATCAACCAACAAATTACACTCATTTTTCAcgtaaatagcaataaaagaacaCTGCACAATACACCAATTTTAACGATCCATGGGGAAAAATCAAAATCTCATCGTAGTAGTGTTACTAAAATTCAGTTGTTGCTCCCACATTTGACTAGGGAATTGAAGAGTTAATCCCACACTTGCGTACTTGAAATGCATCTCCATGGCCTTGCACGCGTTCCCTTGTCCAGGAGCATCAGCAAGCCGACACTCTCAAGCGGTAGCCCGAACATATACCTACAGTCACAAGCATTTTAGATGGACAATTTCTTGCCAAGGATCATCAAGGGTAAAGTACGACAATATCAGCAACAAACATTTCTCTTCCTTTGCAGGTTTAAAACAATGCACATAACATAACCTATGAAAACACCTATAAGAAAATACTAGCATATTTAATAGACAACATTACACAGAAATTTGCTAATATCTTTTATAGGGTGGTTTCACAGGGCACTTGTGTTGTTTCAAACCTGGATGCATAATTAACAGAAATCatcagaatgaaaaaaaaaaaaagtgcctATGCTTTGAGGGAACTGTATCAGTATGAGATCATCAATACTGAGAAACATCCTGAAAAGTTCCATAACAAGAACAAATAAAAGCTCATCCCTCCCTTCACAGTAATATCTTCCGATACTGTTCAAAGACGAGATGTTGCCATGttacaaacaacaaaataatttgtaaaagtagAAGCTCCATCAATTAGCTTCTATAGAAGCTCTGTATTTGGTTTTATTTCATTAAGCAAAACCtacttttagatttaaaatattttctaaaattgtgTTTGGTCCAACTTTCCctttgaaggaaaagaaaagttcAAGGAAAAAAAGGACCAGACCCCAAATCCAATGCATGTTAAATACACTCAATACTTTGATTATCCCAGCCCACTGTAATATAGTTTTAAAGGCAAATGGTGAAACTTCCAAGATACAGATATGACtaaattcttaatattttattataggaGTAATGAATTATGCCTTATTTCACTCCCTCTTTAGTAAACCACCcataaataacaagacaaagttataaataaattctGCAACAGGTAAAGATATAATTTTAAGCAATCAGAAAAAGTGTAGCTGTCACTTACTTGCTTTGGTGAGCTCTCTTTCTCCAGAAAACAATTGATGAGATCCACTGAATACAAAAAGATGAAATGGCATAAGTTCCATTTTCAAAGCTTTCATCAAATATATGCATGTTTTCAATAAtgcaattagtaaaaaaatagcaTGCATTGCGAGACAGCACCCACTGCATCTCAATATCTCATACAGTAACGGAGGTGTTACAAAGGCAATGTCTACTACAAAGAGGGAAAACAAAACTGCCAAGAGAACAAAGGAAAAACAGCTTATGAATTATTTCTGCTGTTAAATGAAAGGCATTTCTTTTCATGCATTAATTGACTTCATAAGTTAGCTTGTGAGGCATTTTCATAAACTTGGAAAAGCCAACTTAGCTGAAAACCACTTGCAATAAATTCTTAACCGAAGTAAAGCAATAATAAGCAGAATGACGGAACAATGATTGATTATCTAAATGCAAGCCCAAGACAACACCAAAGGATGGATAGATTAAATAGGATGTGTCCTTCCCCGTCAGATATATCATATATGGAAGAAACACATACAACATATTGCTAGTAAccattttcatctttaaattaCCTTAACAATTGAAAAGAGCATAGAGTTAGAGTTGCCAGCAAAATACGGTTTCCTtgccatttttctttttggtgacATCTCTTTGCACAAATGTTGAGCTATTTCCTTCAGTAACACCACCTGTGCTTTATCCGTGCGCATTGAAATGATTGCCTGCCTCATTGATTCCCTATCAGCCTCAAGTGCCTGAAGCCTCATATGAAGCTTCTTTATGTAGGGATCCTCAAAATCAGCAGCATGATTCCCTGACTCCCTAGGAGTGGTTGCATAATCTTCAAAAGCACCAGCTTTGGAATCTGTGAAACCATTATATGGTGCCCCACAATGAACAGAGTCAATTGTATAAATTCTGTCACTCGTATCATCGTCATCCGATGCATTATCTACCTTCTTGAAATTGGAAGGATCCTCTGACTGTGAGAAATAATCTCTCCTATAGTTACTATTGAGCTTGGGAGAATCCATCATAGACTCAGGACCTATTTCTTTTCCCATCCCGCTCAAAGATGCTGAGTCACTGGACGATCTCCTAGGATGCTTAGTCCATCTTGGAGACTGTCCAACGATCACTTTCTCTAGAACATTTTTCCCTGTAAAATCCCCATCCATCTGACTGTAAGTTGAGGTTTTCTCCATTTTAGAAATCCTATTTTCCAAGTTCCTCAAACGGTCACTTGGGGTTTCATCAAACACATATTTCTCTATATCAGTGTCATCATTATCAGCATCCATAGCATCATGCATCACATTACACTTCAAAGGAGGATATTCATAGGTTGGAAGTTCATATTGATCACCCTCAGCCTCGTCCTCGGTAAGACCAAAGCTCATCAACCTGTGTTTGTAAGCCTGAACTTCACAGGTAAGTGACTGAATTATCTGTTCTCTCTTATAGAGCAAATCTTCCAAAGACAGAAGCTCCTCCTGATCATGTGTCATCTTCTCCTCTGCAAAACGCTTGAATTGGCGCGCCTCCATTTGAACCTCCGCCTTCTCCCTCTGCAGCCTCAATATCATCGACATGGCCTCATTGGCCGCTGTGGACGAAGAATTCCTCTCCTCGTCCAACTCAGCATTCAAATCCTGAATGGTTCTCTGCTGCATGCTGACCATCTCGCGTAAGGCCACAcattcattctcaatttcaatcCGCGCAAACGCAGGAATGGGTAATTGGTCGTCCATTTTAAACTCATCAAGCTTCCGTTTAACGGACCGCATCCATGTCCCCGAAGAATGAGCTACCAAGGAGCAACCACATCCACAGTTGCAACACTTCAACAAATCCCCGGAAGATGGGACTACTTCCGAAGCCATAGATCAAAATGCATTCAAAACCCTTAAACAACTTAAAGTCGCTAATAACGTTTCaccaaataaaagagaaatcaaCTAACATAAAATTTCATCAATTGGAAATTTGGGATTTATTATAACATTCCCTCTGTCTTTTCCCTTCCCTCTATTCCAAGCACCTTCTCCGCAGGATCAACAAATCAGGCAAAACACCTATAACAAATAAAAGTAAACAACAATGTCAAATTAAACCTAAcaacaaaattcaacaaaaagaaaaacagcacCTACAaggtaaaaagaataaagaaaaacttCAACCCCAGAACTAAAaatcgattttttttaatttccttttttgcAAACAAGCTCAAAACCTTACCACATAACCTAActcccacccccccccccccccccaaaccgAGAAACTCAAGGCGAGAAATTTTCcaccaagaaataaaaaagagggaaaatagaaaataagaagaaaaataaggacCCACCTCGTAGGAGTTGCCGTTGACGAATCAGTAGCAGCCGGCGGCGAAGGTCGCAaggaagagaaaacaacgcAAATTTTCCCGGAAAATTCAGCTTCTCCTGATAAAATTAGGAACCAAAAAGAAttccgaaaaaaaaaattgaagaaaaaaagatgcaCCAGCTGGTACCAATCCGAGAACAGTTGAATTCTCGCTTTCTTGGAATGAAAGAATGGACAATGGAGGAGCGGGAACGGTGTTTGTTTGGCGGAAAGGAAAaagttgaaagagaaaaaaaaacgaaaaacgAAAAAACGCAAGAGCGAATTTATTATTCAGAAACcctagattatttttttttgtgtgttcattgatTTTTGGGATGTTTGTTTTATCTGGGTTATCTGATTTTTGGTTTTTGTGGGGGGGAAGAAGCTGTAGCTGATTGATCTCGCTCCccgaagagagagaaagagagaaggacagaaaagaacaaagagagagagagagagagaatgaatgAACGGTGAAAATTGTAAACGCCAGGAAAGAGAGAGTGAGCTGTTTGAGGTAGCTTTGTGTCGTTGTCGGaatttacaacttttttttcaatgcactattttttagtattataataataataatgattaacctctttctttttttcaaaagaaaaagaaaactatttaTCACATTCTAccaatttgataaaataaaaatattaggaaAATTTTAAGcgtgcttccctttttttggtATAGGTGGaaggtaaaaaaaagttaaataaaatgaaagagaaattgaatatatatatatatatatatatatatatatatatatatatatatatatatatatattaactacattttatattatgtgggttttatttgttatttaaggtgctatgttttaagaaaataattaattatattaattctaactataataaaataattttatgtgattaaagttttcttattttataaataattaattatattgtataGTTAAAGTTATACTTCTACTAGTACATTtgtttttaagatattatttaaaaaagcaATACCttcttgatattttaaaataataaataactggagaaaggaaaatatttttgaaatgaaaaatattgttgGAATCAATGAAATTGAACTCAAATTTGTTAAGCAAATTTTTAGGTATGAGTGAAAATAGGTTAAGTAACCTATCAAGAATTTATGTTATGACTTATATAAGAATTGACCTAGCCTATCTTgtttattaaaaagtaaaaattagatattttttaaaagtttatttaaataaaatgtcaGGCCTTAATTaggctttaaaaaaaagtttattaagtTTGATAGACGGACATATTgctatacataattatatataataaattacacGATAATTTAAAagctatataattaataattactaataagCATGCTTAGGCCCACTTAGGCCCATAAATGTGTGGCTTATAGGCCATTTTATA includes these proteins:
- the LOC100814833 gene encoding myosin-binding protein 7, whose product is MASEVVPSSGDLLKCCNCGCGCSLVAHSSGTWMRSVKRKLDEFKMDDQLPIPAFARIEIENECVALREMVSMQQRTIQDLNAELDEERNSSSTAANEAMSMILRLQREKAEVQMEARQFKRFAEEKMTHDQEELLSLEDLLYKREQIIQSLTCEVQAYKHRLMSFGLTEDEAEGDQYELPTYEYPPLKCNVMHDAMDADNDDTDIEKYVFDETPSDRLRNLENRISKMEKTSTYSQMDGDFTGKNVLEKVIVGQSPRWTKHPRRSSSDSASLSGMGKEIGPESMMDSPKLNSNYRRDYFSQSEDPSNFKKVDNASDDDDTSDRIYTIDSVHCGAPYNGFTDSKAGAFEDYATTPRESGNHAADFEDPYIKKLHMRLQALEADRESMRQAIISMRTDKAQVVLLKEIAQHLCKEMSPKRKMARKPYFAGNSNSMLFSIVKWISSIVFWRKRAHQSKYMFGLPLESVGLLMLLDKGTRARPWRCISSTQVWD